Proteins co-encoded in one Cricetulus griseus strain 17A/GY chromosome 1 unlocalized genomic scaffold, alternate assembly CriGri-PICRH-1.0 chr1_1, whole genome shotgun sequence genomic window:
- the LOC100765692 gene encoding LOW QUALITY PROTEIN: 40S ribosomal protein S8-like isoform X2 (The sequence of the model RefSeq protein was modified relative to this genomic sequence to represent the inferred CDS: inserted 2 bases in 1 codon), with protein sequence MGISRDNWHKRRKTGGKRKPYHKKRKYELGRPAANTKIGPRRIHTVRVRGGNKKYRALRLDVGNFSWGSECCTRKTRIIDVVYNASNNELVRTKTLVKNCIVLIDSTPYWQSHYALPLGRKKGAKLTPEEEEILNKKRSKKIQKKYDERKKNAKISSLLEEQFQQGKLLACIASRPGQCGRADGYVLEGKEXFYLRKIKARKGK encoded by the exons ATGGGCATCTCTCGGGACAACTGGCACAAGCGCCGCAAGACCGGGGGTAAGAGAAAGCCCTACCACAAGAAGCGGAAGTATGAGCTGGGACGGCCTGCTGCCAACACGAAGATTGGTCCTCGTCGTATACACACAGTCCGAGTTCGAGGAGGCAATAAGAAGTACCGTGCCCTAAGGTTGGACGTGGGAAACTTTTCCTGGGGCTCTGAGTGCTGTACTCGAAAAACAAGGATCATTGACGTTGTGTACAACGCATCCAATAACGAGTTGGTCCGCACCAAGACCCTGGTCAAGAACTGCATTGTGCTCATCGACAGCACACCGTACTGGCAGTCCCACTATGCACTGCCCCTGGGCCGCAAGAAGGGGGCCAAGCTGACTCCCGAGGAGGaagaaatattaaacaaaaagcgatcaaagaaaattcaaaagaaatacgATGAGAGGAAAAAGAATGCCAAAATCAGCAGCCTTCTGGAGGAGCAGTTCCAGCAGGGCAAGCTTCTTGCCTGTATTGCCTCAAGACCAGGCCAGTGCGGCAGAGCAGATGGCTATGTGCTAGAAGGCAAGGA CTTCTACCTGAGGAAGATCAAAGCCCGGAAAGGCAAATAA